A window from Topomyia yanbarensis strain Yona2022 unplaced genomic scaffold, ASM3024719v1 HiC_scaffold_4, whole genome shotgun sequence encodes these proteins:
- the LOC131695473 gene encoding probable multidrug resistance-associated protein lethal(2)03659 — protein MNRDKEYNKNKPENPIRNASFLSRQTFWWLKEIFRAGLRNEITEDLLYATLPEHKSGRLTIKFERLWAEELQRQQPSLLRTFFRAYGKATLFWGLLFSVLETANRVAQVLFLGALVSYFSPGQTDISERHAYYYAAGVIFCSLVPVITFHPFILYIFEIGMKLRIGASCLIYSKSMKLTKSAANTDGLSGKIINLLSNDVGRFDIALCFVHDLWKGPAECFLLGYFIYLEVGYSGLLGMAFLLSFIPLQAWIGKKAATYRMKAAKRTDSRVRFMNEIIQGIQVIKMYTWESSFAKMVKQIRRKEINAIRGGAYVRATLTSFFVISRVSIFLSLLSYTYTGNLITARKVFIVSRFYTILNDSMVHFWPMAITFCAEGYISVKRTQDFLLTMEGKAKTKATEIAQKITANSSVLIENEEKKSAANNGMVEHSEEAERLLIARRVVNFNSEKKGIVMEDVTARWFMSEEESNVGVTSVTTTIEAGRLCVVIGPVGSGKTTLLQVMLGELEVDEGLVQINGTISYAAQEPWLFGDSIRNNILFVEEYDEQRYLTVIKICALERDFEMLPHGDQTIVGERGISLSGGQKARVSLARAVYKKSDIYLLDDPLSAVDTHVGKHIFEMCIRDFLADKVCVLVTHQLQYLKDVQHVLLMEAGSVETQGTFRELKRTRLDSITSLSSEDSSTENKFEEDFKKVTAHSESMVLDDEKQEEEKESQGQGTVKLSVYKTYITAIDSYLWIFFIALFIILAQFATSGVDYFVAEWVNWEESLGASTVSFKNNQSIGDLLDTNETLDTEATGNHNDERWEYIHTYAILLGLFVYLIVQRTFSFYHACLRISMKFHDRMFRGLTRATMRFFNTNPSGRILNRFSKDIGSIDTSLPLSLFECCVFILDMITVVSLVSIVNYWFLLPTVIAAIVMYYFRRIYLTSSRVVKRIESVNRSPLFSQTNATLQGLSTIRAFQAQDTLVREFNEQMDANTSAWYIFITTTRAFAFWLDFLCVIYIAVITLTFVMWGQNVLGGSVGLAITQTMGLIGMCQWGFRQSAELENQMVSVERAVEYTNLKSEPPLESAHKYRPQRNWPEDGMVKFVNVELSYSEDGEKVLKDLNFSIQPNEKIGIVGRTGAGKSSLIQALFRLAPYEGVIEIDGIDTKTLGLKDLRSKISIIPQDPILFSGTLRSNLDPCEEKTDEELWNALDQVELKEAVSSLAGGLECKMSDGGSNFSMGQRQLVCLARAILRKNKILVLDEATANVDPETDKLIQTTIRTQFADCTVLTIAHRLHTVMDSDRVLVMDAGRVVEFGHPHKLMHGATGYLRRLVEQTGVATAASLIRIADESHKIKIKM, from the exons ATGAACCGGGACAAAGAATACAACAAGAACAAACCGGAAAACCCGATTCGTAATGCGTCCTTCCTGTCGCGACAGACCTTCTGGTGGTTGAAGGAAATTTTCCGGGCCGGTTTGCGGAACGAGATCACGGAAGATCTACTGTATGCTACACTGCCCGAGCATAAAAGTGGCCGCCTGACGATCAAATTCGAGCGACTGTGGGCCGAGGAGCTTCAGCGGCAGCAACCTAGCCTGTTGCGGACGTTTTTCCGAGCGTACGGGAAGGCTACGCTGTTCTGGGGACTGCTGTTCTCTGTGCTTGAAACGGCCAATCGGGTGGCTCAAGTGTTGTTCCTCGGGGCGTTGGTATCGTACTTTTCGCCCGGTCAAACGGACATCAGTGAACGCCATGCCTACTACTACGCTGCGGGAGTGATTTTCTGCTCGCTTGTTCCTGTAATTACATTCCATCCATTTATTCTGTACATTTTCGAGATCGGTATGAAGCTTCGCATCGGTGCCTCCTGCCTGATCTACAGCAAG TCAATGAAGCTAACGAAATCGGCAGCCAATACCGACGGGCTAAGTGGAAAAATCATCAATCTCCTATCCAATGATGTGGGCCGATTCGATATTGCTCTCTGCTTCGTTCACGATCTTTGGAAAGGACCCGCCGAATGTTTTCTGCTGGGATACTTCATCTATCTGGAGGTGGGATATTCCGGCTTGCTCGGGATGGCATTCCTGCTCAGTTTTATTCCACTGCAAG CCTGGATCGGTAAAAAGGCCGCCACCTACAGGATGAAGGCAGCCAAACGAACGGACAGCCGGGTGCGCTTCATGAATGAAATCATCCAGGGTATTCAGGTGATTAAGATGTACACCTGGGAAAGCTCATTCGCTAAGATGGTGAAGCAGATTCGGCGCAAAGAAATCAACGCCATCCGGGGTGGAGCCTACGTACGAGCTACGCTGACCTCGTTCTTTGTGATATCACGAGTTTCGATCTTCCTTAGCTTGCTATCTTACACGTACACGGGAAATCTAATCACTGCTCGGAAGGTGTTCATCGTGTCCAGGTTCTACACTATCTTGAATGATTCGATGGTGCATTTTTGGCCGATGGCAATTACTTTCTGTGCGGAAGGATACATTTCGGTGAAACGAACGCAGGATTTCCTGCTGACGATGGAGGGAAAGGCGAAAACCAAAGCGACAGAAATTGCCCAGAAAATTACGGCTAATAGTAGTGTTTTGATTGAGAATGAAGAGAAGAAGTCTGCGGCGAATAATGGAATGGTTGAGCACAGTGAGGAAGCAGAACGGTTACTCATAGCGAGGAGGGTTGTGAATTTCAATAGCGAGAAGAAAGGGATTGTAATGGAAGACGTTACGGCTAGATGGTTTATGAGTGAAGAAGAGTCAAACGTTGGCGTGACTTCGGTGACTACTACGATCGAAGCAGGCCGGCTATGCGTAGTGATTGGACCGGTTGGTTCAGGAAAGACCACTCTTCTACAAGTTATGTTAGGAGAGTTGGAGGTAGATGAGGGATTGGTACAGATAAATGGAACGATAAGTTATGCAGCACAGGAACCGTGGCTGTTTGGAGATAGCATACGGAACAATATTCTGTTTGTTGAAGAGTACGACGAACAAAGGTACTTAACAGTGATCAAGATATGTGCATTGGAGCGAGACTTTGAGATGTTACCGCATGGAGATCAAACGATCGTCGGAGAACGTGGCATTAGTCTCAGTGGAGGACAGAAGGCAAGAGTCAGTCTGGCACGGGCTGTCTACAAAAAGAGCGACATCTACCTCCTGGACGATCCACTATCGGCTGTTGACACTCATGTTGGCAAACACATATTCGAAATGTGCATCCGCGATTTTCTAGCCGATAAAGTTTGCGTGTTGGTGACGCATCAGTTGCAGTATTTAAAGGACGTACAACACGTTTTGTTAATGGAAGCAGGATCGGTAGAGACACAGGGAACGTTCCGAGAGTTGAAAAGGACACGGCTCGATTCAATCACGTCGCTGAGTTCGGAGGACTCTTCGACGGAGAATAAATTTGAGGAAGACTTcaaaaaagtgacagctcacAGCGAAAGCATGGTTCTGGATGATGAAAAGCAAGAGGAAGAGAAAGAATCTCAAGGACAGGGTACAGTGAAGCTGTCAGTGTACAAAACCTACATCACAGCGATCGACAGCTACTTGTGGATATTTTTCATTGCATTGTTTATAATCCTAGCACAATTCGCTACGAGTGGTGTTGACTACTTCGTAGCTGAGTGGGTTAACTGGGAAGAATCGTTGGGTGCCAGCACAGTCTCGTTTAAGAATAATCAATCCATTGGGGATCTACTAGATACCAACGAAACACTAGACACGGAAGCGACGGGAAATCACAACGATGAAAGATGGGAGTACATTCACACTTACGCCATTCTACTTGGTCTGTTTGTTTATCTGATTGTCCAGCGCACCTTCTCATTCTATCACGCGTGCTTACGAATCTCAATGAAATTTCACGATCGAATGTTCCGTGGCTTAACCCGAGCAACAATGCGGTTCTTTAATACTAACCCTTCGGGGCGAATTTTAAATCGCTTTTCCAAGGATATTGGATCAATCGATACCTCCCTACCATTATCTCTATTCGAATGTTGTGTG TTCATACTGGACATGATTACCGTAGTATCACTAGTGTCGATCGTCAATTACTGGTTCCTTCTACCGACGGTTATAGCTGCCATCGTCATGTACTACTTCCGCCGGATTTACCTCACCAGTTCGCGGGTTGTCAAACGCATCGAATCGGTCAATCGATCGCCACTCTTCTCCCAGACGAACGCAACACTCCAGGGCCTGTCGACGATTCGTGCCTTTCAGGCGCAGGACACGCTGGTCCGAGAATTCAACGAACAAATGGATGCTAACACATCCGCCTGGTACATTTTCATTACCACAACAAGGGCGTTCGCTTTCTGGTTGGACTTTCTGTGTGTGATCTACATAGCGGTTATCACCTTAACCTTCGTCATGTGGGGACAGAACGTACTTGGAGGAAGCGTTGGTTTAGCGATTACCCAAACTATGGGCCTGATAGGAATGTGCCAGTGGGGTTTTCGACAATCGGCCGAGCTTGAAAATCAAATGGTCTCAGTGGAGAGAGCGGTCGAGTATACGAACTTAAAATCAGAGCCGCCGCTGGAATCAGCACATAAGTACAGACCGCAAAGGAATTGGCCCGAGGACGGTATGGTGAAGTTTGTGAATGTGGAGCTAAGCTACTCGGAAGACGGGGAAAAGGTTTTGAAGGATTTGAACTTTTCCATTCAGCCTAATGAGAAGATTGGGATAGTCGGTCGGACAGGAGCTGGCAAGTCTTCACTCATTCAGGCATTGTTCCGACTAGCTCCCTATGAAGGAGTGATCGAGATCGATGGTATTGATACGAAGACACTTGGGTTGAAGGATCTGAGAAGCAAGATATCGATCATTCCGCAGGATCCGATTTTGTTTTCCGGGACTCTACGAAGTAATTTGGATCCGTGCGAGGAGAAGACCGACGAAGAACTGTGGAATGCTTTGGATCAGGTGGAATTGAAAGAGGCTGTTTCCTCTCTGGCTGGCGGATTGGAATGTAAGATGTCCGACGGTGGCAGCAACTTCAGCATGGGCCAACGACAGCTGGTTTGTCTAGCTAGAGCCATACTTAGGAAGAACAAAATTCTAGTTTTAGATGAAGCTACCGCCAACGTTGACCCGGA GACGGATAAACTAATTCAAACTACGATTCGCACACAATTCGCCGACTGCACAGTATTAACCATCGCTCACCGGCTGCACACGGTCATGGATAGTGACAGGGTGCTGGTGATGGATGCCGGTCGAGTGGTAGAATTTGGACACCCTCATAAGTTAATGCACGGAGCAACCGGCTATCTGCGAAGGCTGGTAGAGCAAACCGGAGTGGCAACGGCCGCTTCGTTGATACGGATTGCCGACGAGAGccataaaattaaaatcaaaatgtag